In Flavobacterium cerinum, one genomic interval encodes:
- a CDS encoding L-threonine 3-dehydrogenase: protein MNTTILIIGACGQIGSELTVKLRQIYGNDNVIASDIRKGNQEFVSTGPFEVVNAMDFNQIEEVVEKYQVDEVYLMAALLSATAEKNPAFAWDLNMNSLFHILNLAKAGKIKKIFWPSSIAVFGPTTPRIDTPQYTVMEPSTVYGISKQTGERWCEYYSQKYGVDVRSIRYPGLISWTTPPGGGTTDYAVDIYYKALEDKKYTCFLSEETALPMMYMDDAIKATVSIMQAPAEEVKIRSSYNLSAMSFTPKEIAAAIQKHIPEFTIGYEPDFRQAIADSWPASIDDTSARQDWGWQHDFDLEKMTAVMLENLSKKL from the coding sequence ATGAATACAACAATTTTAATTATAGGCGCCTGTGGTCAGATCGGATCTGAACTGACGGTCAAATTGCGCCAGATCTATGGAAATGACAATGTGATTGCCTCAGATATCAGAAAAGGAAACCAGGAATTTGTATCAACAGGTCCTTTTGAAGTAGTCAATGCAATGGATTTTAATCAGATTGAAGAAGTTGTTGAAAAATATCAGGTAGATGAAGTGTATTTGATGGCAGCATTGCTTTCGGCTACAGCAGAAAAGAATCCTGCTTTTGCATGGGATCTGAATATGAATTCCCTTTTTCATATATTAAATCTGGCAAAAGCCGGGAAAATTAAAAAAATATTCTGGCCTTCGAGTATTGCAGTTTTCGGACCAACTACACCAAGAATTGATACACCGCAATATACTGTAATGGAACCGTCTACCGTTTATGGAATTTCAAAACAAACAGGAGAAAGATGGTGTGAATACTACAGTCAGAAATATGGAGTTGACGTAAGAAGTATTCGTTATCCGGGTCTGATTTCGTGGACAACACCTCCTGGTGGCGGAACTACCGATTATGCAGTGGATATTTACTATAAAGCTTTAGAGGATAAAAAATATACTTGTTTCCTTTCGGAAGAAACAGCACTGCCGATGATGTATATGGATGATGCGATCAAAGCAACTGTAAGTATTATGCAGGCTCCGGCGGAAGAAGTAAAGATTCGTTCGTCTTATAATCTTTCTGCAATGAGCTTTACGCCGAAGGAAATTGCAGCAGCAATACAAAAACATATTCCGGAATTTACAATCGGATATGAACCGGATTTTCGTCAGGCAATTGCCGACAGCTGGCCGGCAAGTATCGATGATACTAGTGCCAGACAAGATTGGGGTTGGCAACATGATTTTGATTTAGAAAAAATGACAGCGGTAATGCTTGAAAATCTTTCTAAAAAACTATAA
- a CDS encoding group 1 truncated hemoglobin, with protein MKIYLKITFVGLIMAGVATFYSCNDNDDNPPVVTPPTLYQKLGGTTMVSDPNNPSQMIEKGRLGLRSVVDSTIFVIAADPDLQPYFSTLLTEVGSGNTTNLAILSKNLTDFFCVGTGAKNFTYSGLNMMDAHNPATNPRMAMKANNAAMDKFITDVVIGAQKNNVPNDLIGEVGVILESLRPQVVQQ; from the coding sequence ATGAAGATCTATTTAAAAATTACTTTCGTAGGCCTTATTATGGCCGGAGTTGCAACTTTTTATTCCTGTAACGACAATGATGACAATCCGCCGGTTGTAACACCACCGACATTGTATCAAAAACTTGGCGGAACTACTATGGTTTCCGATCCGAATAATCCTTCTCAAATGATCGAAAAAGGCCGACTTGGACTACGTTCGGTTGTAGACAGTACAATATTTGTTATCGCTGCCGATCCGGATTTACAACCTTATTTTTCAACCTTACTTACAGAAGTAGGCTCCGGAAACACAACCAATCTTGCCATACTTAGCAAAAACCTGACCGATTTCTTTTGTGTGGGAACCGGTGCCAAAAACTTTACCTATTCCGGTTTAAACATGATGGATGCCCATAATCCGGCTACCAATCCGAGAATGGCAATGAAAGCTAATAATGCAGCTATGGATAAATTTATTACCGATGTGGTAATTGGCGCTCAGAAAAACAACGTTCCTAACGATCTTATCGGTGAAGTGGGTGTTATCCTGGAATCCCTGCGACCGCAAGTAGTACAGCAGTAA
- a CDS encoding nuclear transport factor 2 family protein, protein MQKTLLLAATVCLFTSCIKPGKEAIEEEKQEINITLDEWHQAAAEANYNDYFDDLTDDAIYIGTDATENWDKKEFEAFAKPYFDKGQAWNFKSLQRNIYFNEDLTIAWFDELLDTQMKICRGSGVMIKKDGEWKIKHYVLSMTVPNEKIDDVIKAKNDIETKLAGELKKQTP, encoded by the coding sequence ATGCAAAAGACACTACTACTTGCAGCAACTGTCTGCCTTTTTACTTCCTGTATAAAACCCGGTAAAGAAGCTATCGAAGAAGAAAAACAGGAAATCAATATAACACTCGACGAATGGCATCAGGCTGCCGCAGAAGCTAATTACAATGATTATTTCGATGATCTGACTGATGATGCCATCTATATCGGTACCGATGCAACTGAAAACTGGGATAAAAAAGAGTTTGAAGCGTTTGCCAAACCTTACTTTGACAAAGGGCAGGCCTGGAATTTTAAATCATTACAACGCAACATTTACTTTAATGAAGATCTCACCATTGCCTGGTTTGACGAGCTTTTAGATACTCAAATGAAGATTTGTCGCGGTTCTGGCGTTATGATAAAGAAAGACGGAGAATGGAAAATCAAACACTACGTCCTTTCCATGACGGTTCCAAATGAAAAAATCGATGATGTTATAAAAGCGAAGAATGACATCGAAACCAAATTAGCCGGTGAACTTAAAAAACAGACACCATAA
- a CDS encoding NAD-dependent succinate-semialdehyde dehydrogenase, with amino-acid sequence MTMAINDTNEKINRAAEAFQKWRKTALPDRITHIQNVKAKLLENKKQYAELISKEMGKPISQAIAEVEKCGLLCDYYIQNAPAFLQGRKITTEATESFVTYEPLGVLLGVMPWNFPFWQVFRFAIPSILAGNTIVLKHASNVPETAQIIQTLYEDAGLPKGIYQNLPISSKEVADVIGNPHIKAVSLTGSENAGIAVATEAAKHLKKSVLELGGSNAFIVCEDADLEKAVSTAVNARMQNAGQSCIAGKRFLIQETIYDTFLEKYKIALSQLKMGDPMDPDTQIGPMARVDLAQEVEAQVQKSVAMGATIAFGGNRNEAYFDPTIVTNITENMPVFNEEVFGPVAALLPFKTLNEAITISNTSRFGLGVSIFTKDINTIKSRISEFEEGAVFINEMVKSDPRLPFGGIKKSGYGRELSEEGIHEFVNIKTVLIQH; translated from the coding sequence ATGACGATGGCCATAAACGATACTAACGAAAAAATTAACCGTGCTGCCGAAGCCTTTCAGAAATGGAGAAAAACAGCACTCCCGGATCGAATCACTCACATTCAGAATGTAAAAGCGAAACTTCTGGAAAACAAAAAGCAATACGCCGAATTGATTAGCAAAGAAATGGGAAAACCCATCTCCCAAGCTATTGCTGAGGTAGAAAAATGCGGACTTTTATGTGACTATTATATCCAAAACGCGCCCGCTTTTTTACAAGGTCGAAAAATAACAACGGAAGCCACTGAAAGCTTTGTTACCTACGAACCGCTTGGTGTATTATTAGGCGTTATGCCCTGGAATTTTCCGTTTTGGCAGGTTTTCCGTTTTGCTATTCCATCTATTCTGGCAGGAAATACAATCGTCCTGAAACACGCCAGCAATGTTCCGGAAACAGCACAAATTATCCAGACACTATACGAAGACGCCGGCTTACCGAAAGGTATCTACCAAAACCTTCCTATTTCCAGTAAAGAAGTAGCCGATGTAATTGGTAATCCTCACATCAAAGCTGTCTCGTTAACCGGAAGTGAAAATGCCGGTATAGCCGTAGCCACAGAAGCTGCAAAGCATTTAAAAAAATCCGTATTGGAACTGGGCGGTAGCAATGCCTTTATCGTTTGCGAAGATGCCGATCTTGAAAAAGCGGTTAGCACAGCTGTTAACGCCCGAATGCAAAATGCCGGTCAGAGTTGTATTGCCGGAAAACGGTTTTTGATACAAGAAACTATATACGACACATTCCTTGAAAAGTATAAAATCGCTTTAAGCCAGTTAAAAATGGGTGACCCAATGGATCCGGATACACAAATCGGTCCGATGGCTCGCGTAGATTTAGCGCAAGAAGTTGAAGCGCAGGTTCAAAAATCAGTCGCTATGGGCGCAACAATCGCTTTTGGCGGAAACCGTAACGAAGCTTATTTTGACCCGACTATAGTAACAAATATTACCGAAAACATGCCGGTTTTTAACGAAGAAGTTTTTGGTCCGGTAGCCGCTTTGCTTCCTTTTAAAACGCTTAACGAAGCTATTACTATCAGCAATACATCCCGTTTCGGATTAGGCGTTTCAATATTCACCAAAGACATAAACACTATTAAATCCCGTATTTCAGAATTTGAAGAAGGAGCTGTTTTTATCAACGAAATGGTAAAATCGGATCCGAGATTACCTTTCGGCGGAATTAAAAAATCAGGATACGGTCGTGAATTATCAGAAGAAGGCATACACGAATTTGTAAACATAAAAACGGTACTAATACAACACTAA
- a CDS encoding YgaP family membrane protein, with amino-acid sequence MRKNMGSIDKIVRITIAIILSLLVSTEIITGTLGYVLLTIGAVLLLTGIINFCPVYSFFKYNTRKFK; translated from the coding sequence ATGAGAAAAAATATGGGTAGTATCGACAAAATTGTCCGAATCACCATTGCTATTATTTTGTCACTTCTAGTCTCAACAGAAATCATTACCGGAACACTCGGCTATGTTCTACTGACTATCGGTGCCGTATTACTCCTTACCGGAATTATTAATTTTTGCCCGGTATACTCCTTTTTTAAGTACAACACCCGGAAATTCAAATAA
- the trxA gene encoding thioredoxin, with protein sequence MSTFSEIINRKEPVLVDFFATWCQPCTAMAPVLKDTKETLNDSVHIIKIDVDKNQSLAATYQIRSVPTLLLFKDGKPIWRHSGLISKQELITIISAHKN encoded by the coding sequence ATGAGTACTTTTTCAGAAATCATTAATCGTAAAGAACCGGTTCTGGTCGACTTTTTTGCTACCTGGTGTCAGCCTTGTACTGCAATGGCTCCCGTTTTAAAGGATACAAAAGAGACTCTAAACGATTCTGTACACATTATTAAAATTGACGTAGACAAAAATCAATCTCTTGCCGCAACCTACCAAATCCGAAGCGTACCTACCCTGCTATTGTTTAAAGACGGTAAACCAATCTGGAGGCATTCCGGATTGATCTCCAAACAGGAGCTTATTACTATCATCAGTGCACATAAAAACTAA
- a CDS encoding helix-turn-helix domain-containing protein, translating to MNRIKEVLKEKGITQKWLAEKLGKSYNMVNGYVQNRQQPRLEVLFEISKILSVDVKELIKDETN from the coding sequence ATGAACAGAATAAAAGAGGTCTTAAAAGAAAAAGGAATTACTCAAAAATGGTTAGCTGAAAAGCTCGGGAAAAGTTACAATATGGTTAATGGTTATGTGCAAAATAGGCAACAACCGAGACTAGAAGTGCTTTTTGAAATTTCAAAAATTCTTTCAGTGGACGTTAAAGAGTTAATTAAAGACGAAACAAACTAA
- a CDS encoding restriction endonuclease subunit S: MEDLLQPSLRFPEFEGNWKVTTFGNHFSFKNTNSLSREKLNYEDGAVKNIHYGDIHTAFNLLFDITKEKVPFINTDEDISNIDEENYVQNGDMVIADASEDYADIGKSIEVVNINNERVLAGLHTFLARKTDNTLANGFFAFLLTTYKARLEIMRIAQGTKVLGLSKDRLSEIPLYIPETDEQQKITDFLKVIDKRLKLLMNKKEALEDYKKIVVQKLLNQEIRFKQDNGENFPEWEEKRVDDVFDVTRGNVLAVSEMKTEKSLEYSYPVFSSQTKNDGLTGYYNDFLYEDAITWTTDGANAGDVNFREGKFYCTNVCGVLLSNNNQANHCTAELLNRVTQRYVSYVGNPKLMNNIMAGVKIKFPDINEQIKISNFIKNIIDKIKVEEKRIQDYQLFRKSLLQKMFV, translated from the coding sequence ATGGAAGATTTATTACAACCTAGTTTACGTTTTCCAGAGTTTGAAGGAAATTGGAAAGTAACAACTTTTGGTAATCATTTTTCTTTTAAAAATACTAATTCTTTATCTAGAGAAAAGCTTAATTATGAAGATGGGGCTGTTAAAAATATCCATTATGGAGATATTCACACAGCTTTCAATTTATTATTTGATATCACAAAAGAAAAAGTACCGTTTATTAATACAGATGAAGATATTAGCAATATAGATGAAGAAAACTATGTCCAAAATGGTGATATGGTTATTGCTGATGCTTCTGAAGACTATGCAGACATTGGGAAGTCAATTGAAGTTGTTAATATTAACAATGAACGTGTTTTGGCTGGTTTGCATACTTTTTTAGCAAGAAAAACGGACAACACTCTGGCTAATGGTTTTTTTGCATTTCTACTAACTACATACAAGGCTAGGTTAGAAATCATGCGAATTGCACAAGGAACTAAAGTTCTTGGTTTGTCAAAAGACAGATTAAGTGAAATTCCATTGTATATACCAGAAACTGATGAACAACAAAAAATAACTGATTTTTTAAAAGTTATTGATAAACGCTTAAAGTTATTAATGAATAAAAAAGAAGCGTTGGAAGATTATAAGAAAATAGTTGTTCAAAAGTTGCTAAATCAAGAAATACGATTTAAACAAGATAATGGTGAGAATTTCCCGGAATGGGAAGAAAAAAGAGTTGATGATGTTTTTGATGTGACTCGAGGTAATGTTTTAGCAGTTTCAGAAATGAAAACTGAAAAAAGTTTAGAATATTCATATCCTGTTTTTTCATCTCAAACAAAAAATGATGGCTTGACAGGCTATTATAATGATTTTTTATACGAAGATGCAATAACTTGGACTACAGATGGGGCTAATGCTGGTGATGTGAATTTTCGTGAAGGAAAATTTTATTGTACAAATGTTTGCGGAGTGTTATTGTCAAATAATAATCAAGCAAATCATTGTACAGCAGAATTATTAAACAGAGTAACTCAGAGATATGTATCGTACGTAGGTAATCCAAAGTTAATGAATAATATAATGGCTGGTGTGAAAATTAAATTCCCAGACATTAATGAACAAATAAAAATTTCAAATTTTATTAAAAATATTATCGATAAAATTAAAGTTGAAGAAAAGAGAATTCAAGATTATCAGTTGTTCAGAAAATCATTACTTCAAAAAATGTTTGTTTAG
- a CDS encoding type I restriction endonuclease subunit R, with translation MTRQPEQILENKLVTQLVALGYKKVEIANEFDLLSNLKRQLEIHNKVELSEQDFKQILNYINKGNIFERAKILRDRVPYVNDKGESKTIELINQVRWCQNEFQVTQQVSIDGKYKNRYDVTILINGLPLIQIELKRRGLELKEAFNQINRYERHSFGEGAGLFQFIQIFVISNGVNTKYYANSPIKARSFKQTFYWTDNKNKLITQLADFSAIFLEPCHISKMVCKYVVLNESGSYLMVLRPYQFYAVEAIIERVKNTTENGYVWHTTGSGKTLTSFKTSQILTQMPQVHKVVFVVDRKDLDYQTTKEFNSFSKGSIDGTNDTKTLVNQLSGDAKLIVTTIQKLNTAVTKANHIKKLEQLQDKRIVFIFDECHRSQFGRTHESIKGFFQNSQMFGFTGTPIFEKNAGSNEYGKRTTKMLFGKDLHKYVITDAIRDENVLKFSVEYISTFRKKDNIQDIEVEAIDEKEVMEAPQRLNNIADYVITNHNRKTHSREFTAIFCVSNVETLINYYQIFQNKKNAGEHNLKIATIFSYQANEDDKEAMGVTWEDDEFLIAAEPKADYSSIKQQHTRESLDSFISDYNKMFSTNFSTKDSQSFYNYYNDIAKRVKHKQVDILLVVNMFLTGFDSKTLNTIYVDKNLQYHGLIQAYSRTNRILNELKSQGNIVVFRNLKNATDEAITLFSNIEAKDEIIMEPYEDYVKRMNDAFITLLQITPTVNSVNNLKDEDEELAFAKAFRELMRIKNILITFTQFTFDDLSIDEQTFEDYKSKYLDLYDKVRSHDAKEKVSILQDIDFELELIHRDEINVTYILKLLAKLKDATPEEKEKQEKAIFDLIAGETQLRSKRELIEKFINQHLPTIEESDDIPDEFANFISVEKLNAIKELSENEGLNPEKLEKVIGDYLFTEKMPLRDDVIEIMNERPSLKDRKTKSERVTEKILNFVETFINGISRP, from the coding sequence ATGACAAGACAACCTGAACAAATTTTAGAAAACAAATTGGTAACTCAACTAGTAGCACTAGGCTATAAAAAAGTTGAGATAGCAAATGAATTTGATTTGTTGTCTAATCTAAAACGACAACTTGAAATACACAATAAAGTAGAGTTGTCTGAGCAAGACTTTAAGCAAATACTCAACTATATTAATAAAGGGAATATTTTTGAACGTGCTAAAATTTTACGTGACCGTGTACCCTACGTAAATGATAAAGGCGAATCAAAAACTATTGAACTGATTAATCAAGTTCGTTGGTGTCAAAATGAATTTCAAGTCACACAACAAGTTTCGATTGATGGAAAATATAAAAACCGTTACGATGTAACTATTCTTATCAATGGGTTACCATTAATACAAATAGAATTAAAACGAAGAGGTTTAGAACTTAAAGAAGCTTTTAATCAAATAAATAGATATGAAAGACACAGTTTTGGTGAAGGAGCTGGATTATTTCAATTTATTCAGATTTTTGTTATTAGCAATGGGGTTAATACAAAGTATTACGCTAATAGCCCTATTAAAGCTCGTTCATTCAAACAAACATTTTACTGGACTGATAATAAAAATAAACTAATAACACAATTAGCAGATTTTTCAGCTATTTTTCTTGAGCCATGTCACATATCAAAAATGGTTTGTAAATATGTAGTTTTGAATGAATCTGGTAGTTATTTAATGGTTTTAAGACCTTATCAGTTTTATGCTGTTGAAGCTATTATTGAACGTGTTAAAAACACCACTGAAAACGGATATGTTTGGCACACTACAGGTTCTGGAAAAACATTAACTTCCTTTAAGACAAGTCAAATATTAACACAAATGCCTCAGGTACATAAAGTGGTTTTTGTTGTTGATAGAAAAGATTTGGATTATCAAACAACGAAAGAATTCAATAGTTTTAGCAAAGGTAGTATTGATGGAACAAACGATACTAAAACCTTAGTAAATCAATTATCAGGTGATGCTAAATTAATAGTAACTACAATTCAAAAACTAAATACAGCAGTTACTAAGGCTAATCATATCAAGAAATTAGAGCAATTACAGGACAAACGCATTGTTTTTATTTTTGATGAATGCCACCGTTCTCAATTTGGGAGAACTCATGAATCAATTAAAGGTTTTTTTCAAAATAGCCAAATGTTTGGGTTTACTGGAACACCAATATTTGAAAAGAATGCTGGCTCAAATGAATACGGTAAGCGAACTACAAAAATGCTTTTTGGTAAAGATTTACATAAATATGTGATTACTGATGCAATACGTGATGAAAACGTTTTAAAATTTTCAGTTGAATACATCAGTACATTTAGAAAAAAAGATAATATTCAAGATATTGAAGTCGAGGCTATAGACGAAAAGGAAGTTATGGAAGCTCCACAACGTTTAAACAATATAGCTGATTATGTCATAACTAATCATAACCGTAAAACACACAGCCGAGAATTTACAGCAATTTTTTGTGTAAGTAATGTAGAAACACTCATAAACTATTATCAAATATTCCAGAATAAAAAGAATGCGGGTGAACATAATTTAAAAATTGCTACAATTTTTTCATACCAAGCTAATGAAGATGACAAAGAAGCAATGGGTGTTACTTGGGAAGATGATGAGTTTTTAATAGCAGCAGAACCAAAAGCTGATTATAGTTCTATAAAACAACAACATACAAGAGAAAGCTTAGATAGTTTCATTAGTGATTACAACAAAATGTTTAGCACTAATTTTTCTACTAAGGATTCTCAATCTTTTTACAACTATTATAATGATATTGCGAAAAGGGTTAAGCATAAGCAAGTAGATATTCTATTGGTTGTGAATATGTTCTTAACAGGATTTGATAGCAAAACACTTAATACAATATATGTTGATAAAAACCTGCAATATCACGGTTTAATTCAGGCTTATTCAAGAACCAATAGGATTTTAAATGAATTGAAGTCTCAAGGGAATATTGTTGTGTTTAGAAATCTTAAAAATGCTACTGATGAAGCCATAACTTTATTTTCAAACATTGAGGCTAAAGATGAAATCATCATGGAGCCGTATGAGGATTATGTAAAGAGAATGAACGATGCTTTCATCACATTATTACAAATAACTCCAACTGTAAATAGTGTAAATAATTTAAAAGATGAAGATGAAGAATTAGCTTTTGCAAAAGCTTTTAGGGAATTAATGAGGATTAAAAATATTTTAATCACATTTACACAATTCACGTTCGATGATTTAAGCATAGACGAGCAAACTTTTGAAGATTATAAAAGTAAATATTTAGATTTATACGATAAAGTTAGGAGTCATGATGCTAAAGAAAAGGTTTCTATATTACAAGACATTGATTTTGAGCTCGAATTGATTCATAGAGATGAAATCAATGTAACTTACATTTTAAAATTATTAGCTAAACTTAAAGACGCAACACCAGAAGAAAAAGAAAAACAAGAAAAAGCAATTTTTGACTTAATTGCTGGTGAAACTCAACTAAGAAGTAAACGTGAATTGATAGAAAAATTCATCAATCAGCATTTACCAACCATTGAAGAATCTGATGACATTCCAGATGAATTTGCAAATTTTATCAGCGTTGAAAAATTGAATGCAATAAAAGAACTAAGTGAAAATGAAGGTTTAAATCCTGAAAAATTAGAAAAAGTAATTGGAGATTATTTGTTTACAGAAAAAATGCCATTACGTGATGATGTCATTGAAATAATGAATGAAAGGCCTAGTTTAAAAGACAGAAAAACAAAATCAGAACGAGTTACAGAAAAAATATTAAATTTTGTTGAAACTTTCATTAATGGGATTTCAAGACCATAA
- a CDS encoding GIY-YIG nuclease family protein has product MDNSVYILYSKKLDRYYIGFTENLTQRLEFHLNDTQSRKFTYKADDWKLIFTIECESKNQGLSVEKHIKSMKSKTYIQNLLQYPKMKFKLLEKHKGTSDC; this is encoded by the coding sequence ATGGATAATTCCGTTTACATTCTCTACTCAAAAAAGTTAGACCGATATTATATTGGTTTTACAGAAAATCTTACTCAAAGATTAGAATTCCATTTAAACGATACTCAATCAAGAAAATTCACCTATAAAGCTGATGATTGGAAGTTGATTTTTACAATTGAGTGTGAATCAAAAAATCAAGGTTTATCCGTTGAAAAACATATTAAATCAATGAAGAGTAAAACATACATCCAGAATTTACTTCAATATCCGAAAATGAAGTTTAAATTACTCGAAAAACATAAAGGAACATCTGACTGTTAA